The following proteins are encoded in a genomic region of bacterium:
- a CDS encoding S8 family serine peptidase yields MRNLQSFVLCLILAVGLAAARPAIYNMGAVHRFTPTAGDEVNSISFANGITIDTRTSEPALPAGLRLNAAAGQSAYCIVQFSGPFLRQWFRDLDRAGIKTFGYLPQYAVLARLSPDQRAYVASLPMVHWVGLFQPAYKLESGLLAATGTHKVVIMVMPGADPAPVQTEIATLGGTVNDVSTSSFGVTITATLAGADIAAVAQVPETYWMQEWSAPTVCNNSSQWVMQEGWRSSAPDDTSLAARPVWAHGVRGQHLILSTTDTGLNTGHNMFRDPSLPITPPGIWPDHRKLVAYKEFQGADAYESQYHGSHVACTVCGNDSVNGDSSYYDGMAKDARFYFTDVTDASGNFVIGTDFTALWDTVYLGRGLPDSLRPIKQHSGSWRWGNYNGTYLIQDASTDAYCWAHKDFMNIFAAGNEGQYGFRTIGNPSLAKNVLTIGATVHSVFSNAIADFSSLGPAQDGRIKPDVMAPGDTIYSAMNTGTNDYYEMSGTSMATPTANGTVGLMRCYLSEGYYPTGSAMPANRITYISSALLRSMAIASADPNIGSYTVPDSNIGWGRIDAESVLYFTGDSRKLIIIDDTFGVATGEYKEMQFHVASAMPLRVCLAWTDTAAAPNANPTLVNDLDLTLTSPTGTVFKGNKYTSGQSTPNPTNRDSINSEECARVNVPDTGTWTLRVSGHNVKTARKQTFAWTATGGFDASGGIAEALSLPAAFSLDRVVPNPTSGRTSIRYGLPRFAAVDISVYSTAGTLVHRIAAGNQNPGWHEAAWDGNDSHGRRVSAGVYLIRLEAGTLMTTHKLVVQR; encoded by the coding sequence TTGAGGAATCTGCAGTCATTCGTTCTTTGTCTGATTCTGGCCGTCGGGCTGGCGGCTGCACGCCCGGCCATCTACAACATGGGCGCGGTGCATCGGTTCACGCCCACCGCCGGCGACGAGGTGAACTCAATCTCCTTCGCCAACGGCATCACCATTGACACCCGCACGAGCGAGCCGGCTTTGCCGGCCGGTCTCAGGCTCAATGCGGCCGCCGGTCAGAGCGCGTATTGCATCGTGCAGTTCAGCGGCCCGTTCCTGCGCCAGTGGTTCCGCGACCTGGACCGCGCGGGCATCAAGACGTTCGGCTATTTGCCGCAGTACGCGGTTCTGGCCCGGCTGAGTCCCGACCAGCGGGCTTATGTCGCGTCGCTGCCGATGGTACACTGGGTTGGCCTGTTCCAGCCGGCCTACAAGCTGGAGTCCGGACTGCTGGCAGCGACCGGCACCCACAAGGTCGTCATCATGGTCATGCCCGGTGCTGACCCGGCACCGGTGCAGACAGAGATTGCCACGCTGGGCGGCACCGTGAATGATGTGAGCACATCGAGCTTCGGCGTCACCATCACCGCGACGCTCGCCGGCGCTGACATTGCGGCCGTGGCGCAGGTTCCCGAGACCTACTGGATGCAGGAATGGTCGGCGCCGACCGTGTGCAACAACAGCAGCCAATGGGTCATGCAAGAGGGGTGGCGCTCATCAGCGCCCGACGACACCAGCCTGGCGGCCCGGCCGGTCTGGGCCCACGGCGTCCGCGGCCAGCACCTGATTCTCTCGACGACCGACACCGGCTTGAATACCGGCCACAACATGTTCCGCGACCCGAGCCTGCCGATTACTCCGCCTGGCATCTGGCCCGACCACCGCAAGCTGGTCGCCTACAAGGAATTCCAGGGGGCCGACGCGTACGAGAGCCAGTACCACGGCAGCCACGTAGCCTGCACGGTCTGCGGCAACGATTCGGTCAACGGCGACTCGAGCTACTACGACGGCATGGCAAAGGACGCGCGGTTCTACTTCACCGACGTGACCGACGCCAGCGGCAACTTCGTAATCGGCACTGACTTCACCGCGCTGTGGGACACCGTCTATCTCGGTCGCGGCCTGCCCGACTCGCTCCGGCCCATCAAGCAGCATTCCGGTTCGTGGCGCTGGGGCAACTACAATGGCACCTATCTGATTCAGGATGCTTCGACCGACGCCTACTGCTGGGCGCACAAAGACTTCATGAACATCTTCGCGGCCGGCAACGAGGGCCAATACGGCTTCAGGACCATCGGCAACCCGTCGCTTGCCAAGAACGTCCTCACTATCGGCGCGACCGTGCACAGCGTCTTCTCCAACGCAATCGCGGACTTCTCCAGCCTTGGCCCGGCCCAGGATGGCCGCATCAAACCGGACGTGATGGCGCCCGGTGACACCATCTACTCGGCCATGAACACAGGTACGAACGACTATTACGAGATGTCCGGCACGTCAATGGCTACGCCCACCGCCAACGGCACCGTCGGCCTGATGCGCTGCTACCTGTCGGAAGGCTACTACCCGACCGGCAGCGCGATGCCGGCTAACCGGATTACCTACATCTCATCTGCCCTCCTCCGCTCGATGGCCATAGCCTCGGCCGACCCCAACATCGGCTCCTACACGGTGCCCGACAGCAACATCGGCTGGGGCCGCATCGACGCCGAGTCGGTCCTCTACTTCACCGGTGACTCCCGCAAGCTTATCATCATCGACGACACCTTCGGCGTGGCGACCGGCGAATACAAGGAGATGCAGTTCCACGTGGCGTCGGCGATGCCGCTGCGCGTCTGCCTGGCCTGGACCGACACGGCGGCCGCTCCGAATGCCAACCCGACGCTGGTCAATGACCTCGACCTCACCCTGACCTCGCCGACCGGAACGGTCTTCAAGGGCAACAAATACACCAGCGGGCAGTCAACGCCCAACCCGACCAACCGCGACTCGATCAACTCCGAGGAGTGTGCGCGCGTGAATGTGCCCGACACCGGGACGTGGACCCTCCGTGTCAGCGGCCACAACGTGAAGACCGCGCGAAAGCAGACCTTCGCGTGGACCGCGACCGGCGGATTCGACGCGTCCGGCGGTATCGCGGAAGCCCTGAGCCTGCCCGCCGCGTTCAGCCTCGACCGAGTCGTGCCCAACCCTACGAGCGGTCGGACCAGCATCCGCTACGGACTGCCCAGATTTGCGGCCGTCGATATCTCAGTCTATTCGACCGCCGGGACGCTGGTGCACAGAATCGCGGCGGGCAACCAGAATCCGGGCTGGCATGAAGCCGCCTGGGACGGCAACGACTCCCACGGCCGCAGGGTCAGCGCCGGAGTGTACCTGATTCGACTCGAAGCCGGCACGTTGATGACAACGCACAAGCTTGTCGTACAGCGATAG